AGATCAATTATGCTAGAGCTTATTTAGAAGGACGTTTAGACCAAAAGCATTTGGATAATTTTCGTCAAGAAATCGGTGGGGAAGGTCTTTCTTCTTATCCTCATCCATGGCTAATGCCGACTTTTTGGCAGTTTGCTACCGTCTCTTTAGGCTTAGGGCAAATGCAAGGGGTTTATAGCGCAAGGTTTTTAAAATATTTAGAAAATCGCGGATTGCAAAACACCCAAGGCCGTCGTGTATGGGTCTTTTGTGGTGATGGTGAAATGGATGAGCCTGAATCACGTGCCGCACTTTGTCAGGCAGCCAATGAAGAATTAAATAACTTAGTTTTTGTCATTAATTGTAATTTGCAACGCTTAGATGGTTTAGTGCGTGGCAATAGTAAAATTATTGAAGAATTTGAAGGTTTATTTAAAGGTTGCAACTGGCATGTGGTGAAAGCTGTATGGAGTAGTGAGTGGGATATATTATTTTCCAAAGACAAAAAAGGCGTTTTACAAAAAGCCTTAGATGCATTAGTCGACGGCGATTTACAGAATTTTACAGCGCATGGTCCTGCTTATTTTAGAGAACATTTTTTCAATAAAGACCCTGAGCTTGCAGCATTAGTAGCGGATATGACGGATGAGCAATTAGCAAAATTAGGTCGTGCAGGTCATGATCCTAAAAAGGTTTACGCGGCCTTAGATCAAGCGGTGAAGCATACGCAAGGTCCAGTGGTGGTGTTATTGCAAGCGATTAAAGGATTTGGATTGGCGCCTGCTGAAAGTAAGAATGTTGCGCATAATCAACTTGAAATGTCATTTGAAGAGTTACAACAATTTAGAGATCGCTTTGCAGTGCCAGTGACTGACGATCAGATTAAAAATTTAGAATACTATCATCCTGGCCCAGAGAGTGAAGAAGTCAGATATCTACAAGCACGTCGAAAAATTTTAGGCGGTTACTTGCCAGCGCGTTTTAATGAAGCGCCTAAGCTACCTACTCCCTCTTTAAGTTTATTTGATGCAATGTTGAATGGTTCTGGCGATAGAGAAATATCTTCTACGATGGCATTGGCGCGTATTCTTTCTGCTTTATTAAAAGATAAAGAAATAGGAAAATTTGTTGTTCCAATGTTTTCAGATGAAGTGCGCACTTTCGGTATGGAAGGGTTATTTCGACAAGTCGGTATTTATTCGCATCTTGGTCAACGTTATACGTCTGAAGATAAAGCACAACTATCCAACTATAAAGAAGCGAAGAATGGCCAAATTTTAATGGAAGGTATCACTGAAGCAGGATGTATTTCTTCTTGGATTGCAGCGGGCACATCGTATAGCGTGAATAATTTACCAATGATTCCGATTTTTACGTATTATTCCATGTTTGGTTTTCAGCGTATTGGTGATTTTATTTGGGCCGCGGCTGATATGCGTACTCGTGGGTTTCTCTTTGGAGGGACTGCAGGTAGAACAACATTGGATGGTGAAGGTTTGCAACATCAAGACGGGCATAGTCTCGTTATGGCTGCTGCGGTTCCTACCTGTGTCGCCTATGATCCAACCTTTGGTTATGAATTAGCAGTGATTGTGCACAGCGGTTTAAAGCGCATGTTTGCCGACCAAGAAGATATTTTTTATTATGTGATGGTGATGAATGAAAAATATGCTCATCCAGCGATGCCAGAAGGTGTAGAAGAAGGCATTATCAAGGGTATGTACCGATTACGTAAAAGCGACGCTATTGCAAAACTAAATATTACTTTATTAAGTTCCGGCGCCATTTTGCGTGAAGCGCAAGCCGCTGCAGATTTGTTAGAACAAGATTTTGGTATTGCCGCTGACGTGTGGAGCGTGACTAGCTTTAATGAATTAAAACGAGATGCGGAAAAAATCGCGCGGAAACAAATACTTTCACTCGATTATTCTTCCAAAAGCTATCTTGCAGAATGTTTGGAGCAAATGAAAGGGCCCATTATTGCAGCAACCGATTATATTCGTGCGTATCCCGATCAAATTCGCGCGTATGTTAAAACAACGGATTACCATGTTTTAGGGACAGATGGCTTTGGTCGTAGTGATACTCGAGAAGCTTTACGAAGTTTTTTTGAAGTGGATAGGCATTATATTGCCTATACAGCGATTGTCGCTTTAGTGCAAAGAGGTGAATTACCTTTGGAAAAAGCGGTGGAAGCGAAAAAGAAATATGCGATTGACGAAACAAAACCGCATCCAACTACGGTCTAGGAGAAAAAAACATGGCTATTAAAGAAATCTTTGTCCCAGATCTTGGTGGTGCTGAAAGTGTTGATGTCATCGAGCTAAACGTTAAGCCGGGTGATCAGGTACAGGTGGATGAAGGTATTGTGACTTTAGAAAGTGACAAAGCGACGCTTGAAGTGCCTGCAACTTTTGCTGGCGTGATAAAAGAATTTTTTATTAAAGTGGGTGATAAGATTTCTGAAGGCGATAAGGTGGCTTCTGTTGAAACTGTAGGGGCTGGCCTTGTGCCCGCCCATGATGAAAATCTAGGTGCTACCGGCGCTCACCCTCTTGAATCTGCCACGTCATCACAAATCATTGACGTCATAGTTCCAGATTTAGGCGGTGCAGATAAAGTCGATGTGATTGAAATCAATGTTAAACCCGGTGACAACGTAGAAATAGATGCTGGCTTAATTACTTTAGAAAGTGATAAAGCCACCATGGAAGTGCCAGCACCTTTTGCCGGTGTTATTGAAAGCATTACTGTAAAAGTAGGGGATAAAGTTTCCGAAGGCAATAAGGTTGCATCAATTAAAATAGTAGGGGCGAGTGGCGCTGGCCCTTTTGAGCCTGCGACACCCACAAAAAATAATTTGGCCAATGTAGGGGCTACCGGCGGTCGCCCTCCTGAATCTGCGACATCCACAAAAAATGCGCAAGACAACAACGCATTACAACAATTGCGTCAAACAGCAGAGGCCAGCGCAATTAATTCAAGCTTACATGCAACGCCTATTGTGCGCAGAATTGCCAGTGAATTCGGTGTTGATCTTACGCGAGTTAAAGCCACCGGCCCCAAGGGACGCATCCTTAAAGAAGACGTGCAAACTTATGTGAAGCAACAATTAGTCATTGCACAAAGTGGCGGAAAAAGCGGCTTCACATTGCCTGAAATGCCAGCAGTAGATTTCAGTAAATTTGGCGCAATTGAAACTCAAGCGCTCAGTAAAATTAAACGTTTAACTGGAACGAATCTTGGGCGTAACTGGATTGTGGTTCCGCACGTTACGCAATTTGATGAAGCAGATATTACAGAGTTAGAAGCTTTCCGAAAAGAAAATAAATCGGAGTCAGAAGCTAAAGGAATAAAATTAACTCCTTTAGCCTTTATTATGAAAGCAGTGGTATCCGCGCTTAAACAATTTCCACGGTTTAATGCTTCTTTGTCTGCTGATGTTCAATCATTAATTTTGAAAAAATATTTTAATATTGGCGTTGCGGTGGATACTCCTGATGGTTTAGTCGTTCCAGTGGTGCGTGACGTTGATCGCAAAGGTGTCTATGAGCTTGCTCAGGAATTGGCGGTTATCAGTGAAAAAGCGCGCCAGCAAAAATTATTACCGAAAGATATGCAAGGTGGATGTTTTACAATTTCCAGTTTAGGTGGCATAGGCGGCACCTGGTTTACGCCTATTGTGAACGCACCTGAAGTAGCGATTTTAGGTGTCTCAAAAGCGCAAATGAAACCGGTTTACCAGGAAGGTGATTTTGTGCCGCGCTTGGTCATGCCAGTGTCTCTTTCCTATGATCATCGTGTGGTGGATGGCGCAGAGGGCGCAAGATTTACCAGCTATCTATGTAAAGAATTAGCTGATATCAGGAAATTAGTATTATAAGTTGTAGGGGCTAGCGGCTGCTCGCCCATAATTAGGAGAAAATCATTCATGTCAATCGAAACACAAGTCGTCGTTTTAGGCAGTGGTCCTGGTGGATATACCGCTGCATTTCGTGCATCGGATTTAGGCAAAAAAGTCGTATTAGTTGAACGTTACGATTCAATTGGTGGTGTGTGCTTGAATGTGGGGTGTATTCCCTCGAAAGCATTATTGCATGTAGCAAAAGTGCTAGATGAAACAGCTGAAATTGAATCACATGGCGTTTCTTTTGGAAAACCGAGCATTGATTTACAAAAAATTGTCGCATGGAAAAATAGTGTTGTCACTCGATTGACGGGCGGATTAAAAGCTTTAGCCAAACAGCGGAAAGTGCAGATTATTTCTGGCACCGGTAAGTTTATTTCTGCGAATGAATTAGAAATCACGAATGCCGCTGGCGAAAAAGAAATTATTCGTTTTGAGAATGCGATTATTGCTGTGGGTTCTCAACCTGTTAAGCTGCCGTTTGTCCCCGTGGATCCGCGCGTGATTGATTCTACAGGCGCGTTAAAACTTGAAGATACACAAGGTAAATTGCTCGTGCTGGGCGGTGGGATTATTGGTCTAGAAATGGCAACGGTTTATTCTGCTTTAGGCAGTGCAGTGACTATTGTCGAAATGATGGATCAAATTATTCCCGGCGCAGATGCCGATGTGGTTAAGCCATTACATAAACGTATTGCTAAAAAATACGAAAATATTTATTTAAAGACTAAAGTGACTAAAGTAGAAGCGAAAACCGATGGTTTATATGTCACTTTTGAAGGCG
This portion of the Gammaproteobacteria bacterium genome encodes:
- the aceE gene encoding pyruvate dehydrogenase (acetyl-transferring), homodimeric type, yielding MTNDVINNRGNDFDQLETQEWLAALESLIEREGADRAKFILDQVLQKASISGVPVATSSLRTGYRSSFTPEQQAAHPGDLAMEAKIEAINRWNSVMIVARSRRKVPGGLGGHISSCNSISTVYEAGLNHFFKGRVGDQMGDLVYFQGHSSEINYARAYLEGRLDQKHLDNFRQEIGGEGLSSYPHPWLMPTFWQFATVSLGLGQMQGVYSARFLKYLENRGLQNTQGRRVWVFCGDGEMDEPESRAALCQAANEELNNLVFVINCNLQRLDGLVRGNSKIIEEFEGLFKGCNWHVVKAVWSSEWDILFSKDKKGVLQKALDALVDGDLQNFTAHGPAYFREHFFNKDPELAALVADMTDEQLAKLGRAGHDPKKVYAALDQAVKHTQGPVVVLLQAIKGFGLAPAESKNVAHNQLEMSFEELQQFRDRFAVPVTDDQIKNLEYYHPGPESEEVRYLQARRKILGGYLPARFNEAPKLPTPSLSLFDAMLNGSGDREISSTMALARILSALLKDKEIGKFVVPMFSDEVRTFGMEGLFRQVGIYSHLGQRYTSEDKAQLSNYKEAKNGQILMEGITEAGCISSWIAAGTSYSVNNLPMIPIFTYYSMFGFQRIGDFIWAAADMRTRGFLFGGTAGRTTLDGEGLQHQDGHSLVMAAAVPTCVAYDPTFGYELAVIVHSGLKRMFADQEDIFYYVMVMNEKYAHPAMPEGVEEGIIKGMYRLRKSDAIAKLNITLLSSGAILREAQAAADLLEQDFGIAADVWSVTSFNELKRDAEKIARKQILSLDYSSKSYLAECLEQMKGPIIAATDYIRAYPDQIRAYVKTTDYHVLGTDGFGRSDTREALRSFFEVDRHYIAYTAIVALVQRGELPLEKAVEAKKKYAIDETKPHPTTV
- the aceF gene encoding dihydrolipoyllysine-residue acetyltransferase, which produces MAIKEIFVPDLGGAESVDVIELNVKPGDQVQVDEGIVTLESDKATLEVPATFAGVIKEFFIKVGDKISEGDKVASVETVGAGLVPAHDENLGATGAHPLESATSSQIIDVIVPDLGGADKVDVIEINVKPGDNVEIDAGLITLESDKATMEVPAPFAGVIESITVKVGDKVSEGNKVASIKIVGASGAGPFEPATPTKNNLANVGATGGRPPESATSTKNAQDNNALQQLRQTAEASAINSSLHATPIVRRIASEFGVDLTRVKATGPKGRILKEDVQTYVKQQLVIAQSGGKSGFTLPEMPAVDFSKFGAIETQALSKIKRLTGTNLGRNWIVVPHVTQFDEADITELEAFRKENKSESEAKGIKLTPLAFIMKAVVSALKQFPRFNASLSADVQSLILKKYFNIGVAVDTPDGLVVPVVRDVDRKGVYELAQELAVISEKARQQKLLPKDMQGGCFTISSLGGIGGTWFTPIVNAPEVAILGVSKAQMKPVYQEGDFVPRLVMPVSLSYDHRVVDGAEGARFTSYLCKELADIRKLVL
- the lpdA gene encoding dihydrolipoyl dehydrogenase, which codes for MSIETQVVVLGSGPGGYTAAFRASDLGKKVVLVERYDSIGGVCLNVGCIPSKALLHVAKVLDETAEIESHGVSFGKPSIDLQKIVAWKNSVVTRLTGGLKALAKQRKVQIISGTGKFISANELEITNAAGEKEIIRFENAIIAVGSQPVKLPFVPVDPRVIDSTGALKLEDTQGKLLVLGGGIIGLEMATVYSALGSAVTIVEMMDQIIPGADADVVKPLHKRIAKKYENIYLKTKVTKVEAKTDGLYVTFEGEQAPKEPQRFDRLLVAVGRRPNGALIDADKAGVKVDERGFIAVDKQQRTNVPHIFAIGDVVGNPMLAHKAVPEGRIAAEVIAGKKHFFDPTCIPSVAYTDPEIAWVGVTENEAKAKGIAYGKGIFPWAASGRALCVGRDEGMTKVLFDKATNRIIGASIVGVNAGELISEVALAIEMGCDAED